In one Spirosoma rigui genomic region, the following are encoded:
- a CDS encoding serine O-acetyltransferase produces the protein MTTTNTTFLDHLLAQRAQYRYKLPSRPDAGRFIDQLMRLLFPVTQDCQSASQHVEETYQKLNEQLVCLFRPLANNMAESPEVVADRFFEQLPAIYDVLLLDAHAIADNDPAAVGVEEVIAVYPGFYAIAVYRIARELLQLNVPLLPRMLTEYAHGQTGIDIHPGAQIGSSFFIDHGTGVVIGETTVIGDNVKIYQGVTLGATYVAKSMAQKKRHPTIENNVVIYANATILGGHTVVGHDSVIGGNVWLTNSVDAHSIVFNQHKTDVRIKSLEDDEPINFVI, from the coding sequence ATGACCACGACCAACACTACCTTCCTCGACCACCTGCTGGCGCAACGGGCGCAATACCGTTACAAACTGCCCTCCCGGCCCGACGCGGGCCGGTTCATCGATCAACTGATGCGGCTGCTCTTTCCGGTTACCCAGGACTGCCAGTCGGCCTCCCAGCATGTTGAAGAAACGTACCAGAAACTGAACGAACAGCTCGTCTGCCTGTTTCGGCCATTGGCCAACAACATGGCCGAGTCACCTGAGGTAGTAGCCGATCGCTTTTTCGAGCAGTTGCCCGCTATTTACGACGTATTGCTTCTCGATGCGCACGCCATTGCCGATAACGATCCGGCGGCCGTTGGCGTCGAAGAGGTCATTGCGGTTTACCCCGGCTTTTACGCCATTGCTGTATACCGGATCGCCCGGGAGTTGCTGCAGTTGAATGTCCCCTTGCTGCCCCGGATGCTGACCGAATACGCCCACGGGCAAACGGGTATTGATATTCACCCGGGCGCACAGATTGGCAGTTCGTTTTTCATTGACCACGGTACCGGTGTTGTCATCGGCGAAACAACTGTTATCGGTGATAACGTAAAGATCTACCAGGGCGTAACCCTCGGCGCTACCTACGTTGCCAAATCGATGGCGCAGAAGAAACGCCACCCGACCATTGAAAATAATGTCGTCATTTACGCCAATGCGACCATTCTGGGCGGCCACACCGTAGTTGGCCACGACTCGGTAATTGGGGGTAATGTCTGGCTTACGAATAGTGTTGACGCGCACTCCATCGTATTTAACCAGCACAAAACCGACGTCCGCATCAAGTCGCTCGAAGACGACGAGCCAATCAATTTTGTCATCTAA
- a CDS encoding PQQ-dependent sugar dehydrogenase, giving the protein MKKLIMFGKALVTFAISLAATSGVALLLSVACQRSDQSASMAPDSAATGTSAIALKAVNAYPKLTFESPVEYTYAEDGTNRVFVVEQAGRIRVFDNNENASSAGTYLDIRNKVAHGGEMGLLGLAFHPKFSENGFFYVNYTKDNPRQTVVSRFKAPSAGASTIDPASEVVLFTFSQPYSNHNGGKVLFGSDGYLYVSTGDGGSGGDPQNNGQNRSSWLGKILRVDVNSTEKGNYGIPADNPFKGNKEGAREEIYAYGLRNPWRMSFDEKGQLWVGDVGQNKIEEIDIVAKGGNYGWRVKEANQPFNAANSTSTDKLIDPIWQYTHDNGDVSVTGGVVYRGQNNPALRGKYVFADFASGRVWALTQNGSKADNQEIVSKAGSISAFGEDQKKEMYLCDLSSGHILKLAAR; this is encoded by the coding sequence ATGAAAAAACTTATCATGTTTGGTAAAGCACTTGTAACGTTTGCTATATCGCTGGCAGCTACATCGGGGGTGGCGTTGTTGCTGTCGGTCGCCTGTCAGCGTAGTGACCAGTCTGCGTCAATGGCACCTGATTCAGCAGCGACGGGTACTTCCGCTATCGCGCTGAAAGCAGTCAATGCCTATCCTAAATTGACTTTTGAATCACCCGTCGAATATACCTACGCTGAAGACGGTACCAACCGGGTGTTTGTTGTTGAGCAGGCTGGCCGCATTCGTGTCTTCGACAACAATGAGAACGCTTCCTCGGCTGGTACCTATTTGGATATACGTAATAAAGTTGCCCACGGTGGTGAGATGGGCTTACTGGGCCTGGCTTTCCATCCCAAGTTCAGTGAAAACGGTTTCTTTTACGTCAACTACACCAAAGATAATCCGCGCCAAACGGTTGTAAGCCGTTTTAAAGCCCCATCGGCTGGTGCGTCTACCATTGATCCGGCTTCGGAAGTTGTGCTGTTCACGTTCAGCCAGCCTTATTCAAACCACAATGGTGGCAAAGTCCTCTTCGGCTCCGATGGGTACCTGTACGTCTCGACCGGCGACGGTGGGAGTGGGGGCGATCCCCAGAACAACGGTCAGAACCGCTCCAGCTGGCTGGGCAAGATTCTCCGTGTGGATGTCAACAGCACCGAAAAGGGGAATTACGGAATCCCGGCTGACAACCCATTCAAAGGAAATAAAGAAGGGGCCCGCGAAGAAATATACGCCTACGGCCTGCGAAATCCCTGGCGGATGAGTTTCGATGAGAAGGGCCAGTTGTGGGTCGGCGATGTTGGTCAGAATAAAATCGAGGAGATTGACATCGTTGCCAAGGGAGGCAATTACGGCTGGCGGGTTAAGGAAGCCAATCAGCCATTCAATGCTGCAAACAGCACCAGCACCGATAAACTGATTGACCCTATCTGGCAGTACACCCACGATAATGGCGACGTATCGGTGACGGGCGGAGTGGTATACCGGGGGCAGAATAACCCTGCATTACGGGGCAAGTATGTGTTTGCTGATTTTGCCAGCGGACGCGTTTGGGCCCTGACGCAAAACGGCAGCAAAGCCGACAACCAGGAGATTGTATCGAAAGCAGGCTCTATATCAGCCTTTGGCGAAGACCAGAAAAAGGAAATGTACCTATGCGATCTAAGTTCCGGTCACATCCTGAAACTAGCAGCCAGGTAG
- the cysK gene encoding cysteine synthase A, whose amino-acid sequence MKANTILDTIGHTPLVRINRLFPGYEVWSKLEKANPGASIKDRIALAMIEAAEADGSLQSGSTIIEPTSGNTGIGLAMVAAVKGYKIILVMPESMSIERRKIMAAYGAGFDLTPREKGMKGAIERAHELVAQTPGAWMPQQFENAANIDVHVRTTAEEILADFPDGFDVLITGVGTGGHITAVGEVLKRHFPNLKVFAVEPELSPVISGGAPGPHPIQGIGAGFIPKNLHTDVLDGTIQVSKEEAYDMARRSAREEGTFIGVSSGASLAAIAKKLPDLPQGSRILTFCYDTGERYLSIEGLF is encoded by the coding sequence ATGAAAGCAAATACCATTCTCGACACCATTGGTCACACACCCCTGGTACGCATCAATCGACTTTTTCCGGGCTATGAAGTCTGGAGTAAACTGGAAAAAGCCAATCCGGGAGCGAGCATCAAAGACCGGATTGCCCTGGCTATGATCGAAGCAGCTGAGGCCGACGGCTCTCTCCAGTCGGGGAGTACCATTATCGAGCCCACATCCGGCAACACCGGCATTGGTCTGGCGATGGTAGCTGCTGTGAAGGGGTACAAGATTATTCTGGTTATGCCCGAATCCATGAGCATCGAACGGCGCAAGATTATGGCGGCCTACGGGGCTGGGTTCGACCTGACACCCCGCGAAAAAGGCATGAAAGGTGCCATTGAGCGGGCACACGAGCTGGTAGCCCAGACCCCCGGTGCCTGGATGCCCCAGCAGTTCGAGAACGCGGCTAACATTGACGTTCACGTTCGCACGACTGCCGAGGAGATCCTGGCTGATTTTCCGGACGGGTTCGATGTGCTCATTACCGGTGTTGGTACGGGGGGGCACATTACGGCCGTGGGTGAGGTACTGAAACGTCACTTCCCCAATCTGAAAGTCTTTGCCGTCGAACCAGAACTGTCCCCGGTTATCAGTGGCGGTGCGCCGGGCCCGCACCCCATCCAGGGAATTGGAGCGGGATTCATCCCAAAGAACCTGCATACCGATGTGCTGGACGGTACTATTCAGGTTTCCAAAGAGGAAGCCTATGACATGGCCCGGCGGTCGGCCCGGGAAGAAGGGACATTTATTGGGGTATCGTCGGGCGCGTCGCTGGCCGCCATTGCCAAAAAACTACCCGATTTACCCCAGGGCAGCCGAATCCTGACGTTCTGCTACGATACGGGCGAGCGCTATCTGTCAATCGAAGGCTTATTTTAA
- a CDS encoding SDR family oxidoreductase — protein MRIAIVGATGMLGAPVARALIRAGNPVRLIARDVSRTKLRFPEVPIVSGDLQDRRSLVAALAGIDVLYLNLSIKQAETEPDFHPEAQGLIHLIEAARQTGVRRIAYLSSIVMRYQGMNGFDWWVFRVKQNAVRLIKESGLSYSIFHPSTFMDSLVGTQRMGRYILLVGRSPVRLWYIAAQDYGEQVVRALR, from the coding sequence ATGCGGATTGCCATTGTAGGTGCTACCGGTATGCTGGGAGCCCCGGTTGCACGGGCGCTCATCCGGGCAGGTAACCCGGTGAGGCTGATTGCGCGCGATGTAAGCCGAACGAAGCTCCGCTTTCCTGAAGTGCCGATTGTATCGGGTGACCTGCAAGACCGGCGCAGTCTGGTCGCGGCTCTTGCTGGGATCGACGTTCTGTACCTCAACCTGTCCATTAAACAGGCGGAGACTGAACCGGATTTTCACCCGGAAGCGCAGGGATTAATTCATCTGATTGAGGCCGCGCGCCAGACCGGCGTCCGGCGAATCGCCTATCTGTCGTCCATTGTTATGCGCTACCAGGGCATGAACGGATTTGACTGGTGGGTGTTCCGGGTGAAGCAAAACGCAGTACGGCTGATCAAAGAATCCGGCCTCTCGTACAGTATCTTTCACCCGTCGACTTTCATGGATTCGCTGGTGGGCACCCAGCGCATGGGTCGCTACATTCTGCTCGTCGGTCGGTCGCCCGTGCGGCTGTGGTACATCGCAGCTCAGGATTATGGGGAACAGGTTGTGCGGGCGCTGAGGTAG
- a CDS encoding TetR/AcrR family transcriptional regulator, with amino-acid sequence MEIIERKPRSREHTRNGIMVTAKDIARREGWQAVSIRKIADAIEYSAPIVYEYFDSKDILLNEIREEGFRHLHLEYDRILKLYRDPEKRLYEISLIQWEFSRHHPEIYQVMYNLDGANCTMPVYQSDEMQAVTDVVCETIFSFIPKSKDSIQRLYFEWWSVSHGMIMLAMMLKDQQPMDKSAQIYCETMRRFVRGLR; translated from the coding sequence ATGGAAATTATCGAGCGTAAGCCGCGTTCGCGCGAGCACACACGCAATGGAATAATGGTGACGGCAAAGGACATTGCCCGCCGGGAAGGTTGGCAGGCGGTGTCGATTCGAAAGATCGCCGATGCCATCGAATACAGTGCTCCGATCGTTTACGAGTATTTTGATAGTAAAGACATACTGCTCAACGAGATACGCGAGGAAGGCTTTCGGCATCTGCATCTGGAATACGACCGCATCCTGAAGCTGTACCGTGATCCGGAGAAGCGCCTGTATGAGATATCGCTCATTCAGTGGGAGTTCTCGCGTCATCATCCGGAGATCTACCAGGTCATGTATAATCTGGACGGCGCCAACTGCACCATGCCCGTTTACCAGTCCGACGAAATGCAGGCGGTAACGGATGTGGTGTGTGAAACCATTTTCTCGTTCATCCCCAAATCGAAGGATAGTATCCAGCGCCTGTACTTCGAGTGGTGGTCCGTTTCTCACGGGATGATCATGCTGGCCATGATGCTGAAAGACCAGCAGCCGATGGACAAGTCGGCACAAATCTACTGCGAAACCATGCGCCGATTCGTGCGTGGACTGCGGTAG